GGCTGATGCTGCTGTACCTGTTAGTCCCCGATATACTTGACAATGGACAGTCGCACAAAGTTGATAGTCATCGGCGGCAAATCTCCGCAAATTCCGTAAAGCATAGGTACGAGCGAGAATTGTTTGTGCTTCGATCGCATTGTAGGGTGCCCCTGCACCAATTTCGTGAGGTACTACACCCCGCAAATAGGTTTCCAGAGGTACTTGATTGACTAAGGTAAAATCCCGATAAGAATTACGCTGTACCTTGATCGTACCTGGATACAGAATCGGGTTTTCCCCTTCTTCTCCTTCGGCAACTTGAATTAAATTATTACTCGCACTAATTTCTAAATCCAAGCGGCTGTAGCGATAACCACCGACAATAAATGATATTCTTGGAAGTGCTTCGACGACTTCTGTTTCCAAGTAAGGATTAGTGTATCCCTTCTCTCGCAGACTTTCCAATAATAAGCGACGCAGTAAAGGCGTTTTATAGACATCAGGATCTGCCCAAACTTGCCAACGTCCAGGTTGAGTTATTTCTACCTCAATACCCAGTTTTTGCCAATTATTAGCACTATCTTCCGCCGTTTCAAACGTCGCGCGATCGCTCAACACTACTCGTTCAAAGATTACTGGTTCCTCCAGTGGGTAAGGATTAATTTCCAGTGTAATACTATCGGTTTCCAGGGTACGCGGTTGCATATCGCCGCCGAGAAAGCTGAGAGTCAGAACATTTCCTGAAGTACTCGAAATTCTCAGCTTATCAGTCACTTCATCGCCGAAGCGTTGGATGACACCTACTTCTAATTCAAGATCTTCGTTTCCCCCAGTTTGCGCGATCGCTTTCGGCAAAGCCAAATTAGCACTGGAAAAACCTAAAAACAGGATACAGGATAAAGCACTAAATAGATTTGAGGCTCGGAGCTGAAAAATCATGATTTTACAATACTATTTTCAGACTTTAGGTTTGTTATCATCTCACAATTTTAGGAGCGAACGATCGCCATCGATCCTTCGCTCCTAAAAGGATGACATTTTATTTTATCTAACAATTTTCTCGTGTTAGCATCAATCTTAACTTAGAGCGATCGGCTTAACGGCAAAATATCCACATCTTCCACCTCACTAAACTTTTCTGAATCAACTGGAGTCAAATCAAAGTAATTAATGTTAAATAAATTTTCGCCGACCGTACCCGTAACAGCTTCTAGCCTAATTGTATTAATTCCTGCATCTAATTTGAGTGGAACTACCGTACTTACAGTTTC
This Oscillatoria salina IIICB1 DNA region includes the following protein-coding sequences:
- a CDS encoding SpoIID/LytB domain-containing protein; this translates as MIFQLRASNLFSALSCILFLGFSSANLALPKAIAQTGGNEDLELEVGVIQRFGDEVTDKLRISSTSGNVLTLSFLGGDMQPRTLETDSITLEINPYPLEEPVIFERVVLSDRATFETAEDSANNWQKLGIEVEITQPGRWQVWADPDVYKTPLLRRLLLESLREKGYTNPYLETEVVEALPRISFIVGGYRYSRLDLEISASNNLIQVAEGEEGENPILYPGTIKVQRNSYRDFTLVNQVPLETYLRGVVPHEIGAGAPYNAIEAQTILARTYALRNLRRFAADDYQLCATVHCQVYRGLTGTAASADKAIAATTGQVLTYNNELVDALYSSTAGGVTSFFNDIWDGENRPYLRSIIDSPLPVWDLSQQSLADEATFRRFINLKEGFNETGVSLFRWNKQSSIEQLNEDFRKYLERIKHPLADFTTIQNMAVTERSPSGRILTLTVQTDKGIVELEKTEARSAFGPPRSTLFYLEPIYDANQVLKGYAFVGGGFGHGVGMSQYGSYNLAKLGWTAEKILAFYYPGTEIEKLDRSIVFWRETNEE